In Montipora foliosa isolate CH-2021 chromosome 13, ASM3666993v2, whole genome shotgun sequence, one DNA window encodes the following:
- the LOC137982299 gene encoding ATP-dependent RNA helicase DDX51-like, translated as MDLFRVERYMGEDENEIDRQDETLNLKRLQRNIEDRKRKHKQNGDTHVGTGCKRFASDVQEEEKGESREDEATNLEESKKKLKKQKRQLKETVKKSKVDEAKDDDLHSSSLKKSLVVESVTEKRRSNKRDKRSDEKPKGQSSEKASTDMDCESEQEEIGVSVDFDSEKSVVNELRPSKKKKKEKKIKKGGHKMERESTEDRDMGLPVDSEVDEVKEKKKEKNKQNELQSNKAVQSEKKDMYDESQNTSKEIQEKGTKETGFTVIGGRKKHKEVKKVQRVLPDWLAKPVIINSDFKSSVLPVEQLTCLNQHIINKLQKHDINHLFPVQSVVIPAILSQSDNGSCLGKGGFQPSDICVSAPTGSGKTLAYAIPIIQTLLTRVVCHLRALIILPTKDLANQVKHVFDMFTEGTNLKVGLASGSNSFSKDQQQLVSESSCGSSSRVDILICTTGRLVDHIACTQHFTLQHVRYLVIDEADRLLDQSYHGWLRKVLKAAYNKELTTGVSNGPMCCNPQTVRNPPGQQTSSSFSTIQLPLQKLLFSATMTHSPEKLAPLQLYQPILFTVTATVNQPDNVGLSSADDLKSVARYTIPEGLSEYMTTCNNGEKPLIVLYFLRQLKFQGVLCFASSLEATHRLYLLLKLYGGIEVAEYSSSLTLQQRKRILRDFKQSKLQLLVCSDAMARGMDIQTAAYVISYDVPKFVRNYIHRVGRTARAGNQGTAITLLHREEVYHFKEMIQKTGRKKIPNFNIKQDKLKSMVGKYQEALTQLQDAVKIENQKKPTQKGKRQVVKLLQEQLMKNMLQGNSDE; from the exons ATGGATCTATTCAGAGTTGAACGATACATGGGAGAGGATGAAAATGAAATTGATCGACAGGATGAAACCTTAAACCTAAAACGGCTGCAACGTAACATTGAGgatcgaaaaagaaaacacaaacaaaatggAGATACACACGTGGGTACAGGCTGTAAAAGATTTGCTTCAGATGTTCAAGAAGAGGAAAAAGGTGAGAGTAGGGAAGACGAGGCAACAAATTTAGAAgaatcaaaaaagaaattgaagaagCAAAAGCGCCAGTTAAAagaaactgttaaaaaaagcaaagttgatGAGGCGAAAGATGATGATCTTCATTCAAGCTCATTGAAGAAGTCTTTGGTCGTGGAAAGCGTAACAGAAAAGAGGAGGAGTaataaaagagataaaagaTCTGATGAGAAACCAAAGGGACAGTCTTCAGAAAAGGCCTCAACTGACATGGACTGTGAAAGTGAGCAAGAAGAGATTGGAGTTTCTGTGGATTTCGACAGCGAGAAGAGTGTAGTTAATGAGTTAAGACCCtccaaaaagaagaagaaggaaaagaagatcAAAAAAGGAGGACATAAAATGGAGAGGGAATCAACTGAGGATAGAGACATGGGACTCCCTGTTGATTCAGAAGTTGACGAagttaaagaaaagaagaaggaaaaaaacaaacagaacgAACTTCAGTCAAATAAGGCAGTTCAGAGTGAGAAAAAGGACATGTATGATGAAAGCCAGAATACGTCAAAGGAAATTCAAGAAAAAGGAACTAAAGAAACTGGATTTACTGTCATTGGAGGACGAAAGAAACACAAGGAAGTGAAAAAAGTGCAGAGAGTTTTACCTGACTGGTTGGCAAAACCTGTCATCATTAACTCAGATTTCAAAagctcagtgcttccagtggAACAACTAACATGTTTGAACCAGCACATAATTAACAAGCTGCAGAAGCATGACATAAATCACTTATTTCCTGTTCAGAGTGTTGTAATTCCAGCAATACTCTCTCAGAGTGACAATGGCAGTTGCCTTGGAAAGGGTGGTTTTCAACCTAGTGACATTTGTGTGTCTGCTCCAACAGGAAGTGGCAAAACTCTGGCATATGCTATACCTATCATTCAAACTCTGCTTACAAGAGTTGTGTGTCATTTACGGGCATTGATCATTCTTCCCACTAAAGATCTGGCTAATCAAGTCAAACACGTTTTTGACATGTTTACTGAGGGAACAAACTTGAAAGTTGGTCTAGCATCAGGGTCAAATTCTTTTTCCAAAGATCAGCAACAGCTGGTCAGTGAAAG CTCTTGTGGCAGTAGCAGTCGTGTTGATATCCTAATCTGCACAACAGGCAGACTGGTGGATCACATTGCATGCACTCAGCACTTCACTCTCCAACATGTTCGCTATCTTGTGATTGATGAAGCTGATCGTTTATTGGATCAATCTTACCATGGCTGGCTGAGAAAAGTTCTCAAAGCTGCATACAACAAAGAACTCACAACTGGTGTCAGCAATGG GCCTATGTGTTGTAACCCTCAGACAGTCAGGAATCCTCCTGGACAACAGACCTCATCAAGTTTTTCGACAATCCAGCTTCCTTTgcaaaagcttttgttttctgCTACGATGACACACAGCCCGGAAAAGCTTGCTCCTTTACAGCTCTATCAACCAATCCTGTTTACTGTAACAGCAACTGTTAATCAACCTGATAATGTTGGATTGTCATCTGCAG ATGATTTGAAATCTGTGGCCCGATACACCATTCCAGAGGGTTTGTCAGAATACATGACAACTTGCAACAATGGTGAGAAACCATTGATAGTGCTGTATTTTTTAAGACAGCTCAAGTTTCAGGGAGTCTTGTGCTTTGCATCTTCCTTGGAAGCCACTCACAG GTTGTACCTTCTTTTGAAACTTTATGGTGGCATTGAAGTCGCAGAGTATTCTTCAAGTTTGACCCTTCAACAGCGGAAGAGGATCCTCAGAGACTTCAAACAAAGCAAATTACAGCTTCTTGTCTGTTCAGATGCCATGGCACGCGGGATGGATATACAGACTGCCGCATATGTGATTAGCTATGATGTTCCTAAGTTTGTCAGAAACTACATTCATCGCGTAGGAAGAACGGCAAGAGCTGGGAACCAAG GAACTGCAATAACCCTTCTACACAGAGAGGAAGTGTACCATTTCAAAGAAATGATCCAGAAGACGGGCCGCAAGAAAATCCCCAATTTTAACATAAAGCAAGACAAATTAAAGTCGATGGTTGGGAAATATCAGGAGGCGCTAACGCAACTACAAGATGCTGTCAAGATTGAAAACCAAAAGAAACCAACGCAAAAGGGAAAGCGACAAGTTGTGAAATTACTTCAAGAACAGTTGATGAAAAATATGCTTCAGGGAAACTCTGACGAGTAG